CCGAGCGCACCGGTGCCGTGCACCCGGAGCGGATCTACATCGTGACCGGACATCTCGACGATTTGCCCTCGGTGGGCCCGGCGCCGGGGGCGGACGACAACGCCTCCGGCTCGGTCGCCGTCCTGGAGGCGGCTCGCGTGATGGCGTGCTACCAGTTCCGGAACACGGTGCGGTTTCTCAACGTGACGGGCGAGGAGCAAGGGCTGCTCGGGAGCGATGCTTACGCCGAGCGGTCGAAACAAGCCGGGGAGGACATCCGGGGGGTTCTGAACTTCGACATGATCGGATGGGAAGGCGACGGCATCCCCGATCCGGAGAACCTCGACGTCAGCTACAACTCCTTCTCCCAGTGGCTCGGGGAGGCGTTCGCGAACGCTGCGGAGACCTATCACACCGGTCTCGCCGTCGACGCGTTCTATTGTCCCAGCCTCACGGCATCCGACCACGCCTCTTTCTGGAGGCGCGGTTACCCCGCCATCATCGGTATCACCGACAACGAGGATTACTGCGGTCACCCCGGGAACTATCCCTACTACCACACCTCGGACGACACGATTCCGAACTGCGGGGCGCCCGACTTCTTCTACGCCACCGTCCGGACAGCGGTGGCGACGCTCGCCGACCTCGCGCAGCCGTTCAAGATCACCTTCGAGCGGTCCGCGTACCCGTGTGGCGGCTCGGCGAAGGTCGTGGTCGGCGACGCCGATCTCGACACCGACGGATCGGTGGCCGAGTCCGTCGACGTGGAGGTCTGGAGCACGACCGAGCCGGATCCGGAGGTGCTGACGCTGATCGAGCGCGGCTCGCACTCGCCGATCTTCGACGGGGAGATTCCGATCACCACGGACCCGCCCCAGCCGGGTGACGGTCGGGTGAGCGTGACCGAGGGGGATCTTCTCTACGCCAGGTACGTCGATGCCGTGGACTGCGACGGATCCACCGACGTGACCTACGACGCGTCGGTGACGATCGACTGCACCGCGCCGTCGATCCGGAACGTCGGCGAGCAGGACGTCACGGACACCTCCGCGACGATCGTCTGGGACACGGACGAACCCTCCGACAGTGCGGTGATCTGGGGCGAGGCGCCCCCGCCCTCCAACAGGACCGAGGACCCTGCGGAAACGACCTCCCATGCGGTCGAGCTGACAGGCCTCCAGTCCTGCACCGTGTATTACTACGACGTCGAGTCGACCGACCCGGCGAACAACACGGCCCGAGACGACAACTTCGGGATCCACTATCACTTCGAGACGCTCGGCGATTTCGGTGACGGCCTCCAGCCCTGCCACGAAGGGCGGGTCACGATCGAGGACAAGGACGTCTCCTGCACCGGAACGGTCGCCTTCCACGTGATCGACCTCGATCTCAACCGCGATCCGGAGGCGGTCGACGTGGCCGTCGTCGAGGTCACCAGCAGCACCGAAACGGAGCCGGAGCTGGTGACGGTGACCGAAACGGGCCCGGACACCTCGCGGTTCGACGGCTCGATCGCCACCGCCACGGGGGACGCCGTTTCGGATGGCGTTCTCCAGACCGCTGACGGCGATGTGGTCACGGTGACCTACCGGGACGCCGACGACGGGACCGGTTCCCCGGCGGTGTCGTTCGACACCGGGACCGTGGACTGCGCCGGACCGGCCATCAGCAACCTCCGGGTGGAGTCCATCACCGACGCGCGCGCGACGATCCTCTTCGACACCGACGAGCCCGGGGATACGACCGTCGAGTGGGGCTTCACGCCGGCGCTCGGGACCACGGTGAGCGATCCCGCCCTGGTGGTCTCGCACGCGGTGACGCTGAACACGCTCTCGGCCTGCGCGCCGGTCTACTTCCGGGTCAGGACCAGGGACCGGCACGGCCACGAGAGCACCGGCGGGCTTCCGACGGGTCCCCATCACTTCGCCGTGGGGCAGATCCCGGGCTTGTACTGGAAAGCGACGTTCGAGGACGGAGCGCCGGGATGGACGCTCGGGGGCGAGTGGCAGGTGGGACCGCCCCGCGGGGCGGGGGGATCGTCGGGGAATCCCGATCCGCCGCGAGCGTACAACGGCGACGCGGTCCTCGGTCACGACCTCGAGGGATTGGGCGGTTATCCGGGGGACTACGAGCCGAACATCAGCGAGACGGCGCGGTCCCCGGTGCTCGACGCCTCCAACTGGACGAACACGCGCCTGCTTCTCTACAAACGGCTCAACACGGGGCCGGGGGACGACGCGTCGATCTGGCTGTGGTCGGGGCAGGGACGGCCTCTGTATCGGAGCGGCGGCTCCACCGTCTTGGATGACACGTTCTCGGTGATGTCTTTCGACGTGGGGCCGTTCGCGGACGGCCGCCCCGCGGTCCAGCTCGAGTTCAGGCAGCAGTCGGACGGTGCGGGACAGTATTCCGGGTGGAACGTCGACGACGTGATCTTCAAAGACGGCAGCCTTCCCGACTACGGGCCGTGCGGGGGCTGCGGGGAGGCGCCCTCCTTCGCTGGCCTCCGGTCCGCCCGGGACCGCGACGGATGCGCCGCGAGCGGAGTCGACCTTTCCTGGGAGCCGGCCGCGGCGTGGGGCACGGGCGCCGGCGGCACGTACGCCGTGTACCGCGGCGAGACCCCCGACTTCGTGCCCGATGCGACGAGCCTGATCGCCTCGGGGATCGCGGATACCGCGTACACCGACCCTTCGCCGCCCGCGGATCGGACCCTCTTCTACCTGGTCCGGGCGGAAAACGACGAGACCTGCTCGACGGGCCCGGCGAACGGCGGGGTGACCGACGGCAACGACGTTCGGCTGGCTGCCGCCGATTGGACGAGCCGGCCCGTCCCGGCGCCCATCACCACCCTGAGGGTGCGGGTGGTGGGCGGGGCGCACGTCCGCCTCGAATGGGATGCCGATCCGAACGCGGTGGAGTACCGGGTGGAGCGCTCCTACTCACCGCACCCGGAGGATTTCGGGCGCATCGGAACGGTGGCGCGGACCTGGTACGAGGATGTCGGCGCCGCGGCCGATCGGGAGAACTACTTCTACACCGTGAAGGGCGCCAACGAGTGCGGCCAGGAGGGCGTTCCCTGAGCGGCGGCTGCCCTACGGAATCGGGACCGGAGGCAATTCGACGATTCGCGGCCGCCCCGCCTCCCTCCGCAGCGCCTCGACGACCGACGGGTGGCAACTGAAGAAGAAGATCTGGCGGTCGGCGGCGAGTTCCCCGATCAGGTGCGCCGCCGCGCGGCGGCGCTCCGGGTCGAAGTTGACCAGAACGTCGTCCATGACGAACGGGATGCGCATCCCCCTCCTGGAGAGGTACCGGGCCAGACCGAACCGGACGGCCAGATAGAGCTGCTCGACCGTTCCCTGGCTCAGGTGTTCCGGGTCGAGTCGCCCCCCGCGCGCGTCGAGGACCGCGAACGTCTCCCCCGCCTGCACGACCTTCTCGTAGCGGCCCGCGGTCATCGACCGGAACGCTCCGGAGGCCGCGGCGAGCACCTCCGGCTGGTGCGAGCGCTGGTACTCCTCGAGCGCGTCGGCGACCAAGCGGCGGGCGGTCTGCGCGATCCGCCATTCCCTCAAGAGGCGCCGCGCCTCGCCGCGGAGCGCATCGAGCTCGAGTTCCAGTTCCGCCAGCAGCGCGGAGCCCTCGATCCTTTCCCGTTCCCCCCGCACGCGCGCCAGGGTCTCGCGCGGCTGCTCCAGAGCGGCCTCGGCCTCGGCGAGTTCGTTCTCGAGGGCCTGCAGGCGGCGGCGCCACTCCTCGGGATGGCCTCGCCGGGCTTCCTCCCGCAGCCGCTCCGCTTCCTCGACCCCGGCGAGCAGTTCGTCCAGCTCCTCTTCGGCGCGTGAGAGCGAGCGGTCGAGCGACTTCGCGCGCTCGGCGCTCAGGTCGTTCTCCTGGATCCGGGCCTGCAGCTCCCTCACGGCTGCGGCGATCACGCCGAGCGGCGGTTCTCCCGCGCCCTGGAGCTTCCCCGCGGAACGCGCGAGAGCGAGAGCCCGCTCCTTCCAGGTTTCGATCCGGCGCTCGGCGAGATCCCGCTCGCGGTGCAGTTCGGCGCGCCGCTTCGTGAGCTCGGCCACTTTCGCGGCTTCCCCGAACAGGGCGCGTGCCTGCGCCGGCTCGATTCCTTCGGGAAGGCCCTGGCGGGCGGCCCATTCGCGCCAGTCGGCTTCCACCTGCTCCAGGGCCTTGCGGGCTGACTCGACCGCGAGAAGGGCCTCCTTGCCGCGCTCCTCGGCGCGTCGGAAGGCGCGCTCCGCCTCCCGCAGCGCGTCTGCCGCACGGGATGCGGCTGCGGCCCGCTCGATCTCCGCGTCGCAGGCCGCCCGGATCCGGGCGAGGTCGCGCGCGCCGGCCGCGGGGTCGACGCCCAGCTCGCGGCACATGGCGCCGACCTCCTCGCGAAGCTGTTCGCAGTCCCCTTCCGCCTGCTCGGCGGCCGCGGCGAGTTCCGCCTCGCGGGCGGCGATGTCCTCCGCGGATTCCCGGGACAGCCGCCGGAGGCGCCAGGCGAGGCCGGCGATCGCCGCCCCGGCCGCGGCGAGCAGCAGGGCGGCGGCGGGCATGCGGGAACCCACCCACGCGGCGGCCGCGACGACCGCGGCCGCGGCCGCCCAGAGCGGCCCCGCGAGCCCCGTCAGGCGGGCGCGCCGCACCGCTTCCGAGGTCCGCAGGCGCGCCTCGTGAAGGCGTGCCGCGCGGTCTTCCGCGGCCCGCTCGGCCGCGGCGAGCTGGACCCGTGCCTCGGCGAGCGCGTCGAGGAGCCTCCGGCGGGCGAGGAGGTCGTCGAGGGAGGCCGAGTCGCTGCCCAGCGCTTCCACCACCGCGCGGCGCTCGTCCCGCTCGGCCCGCGCGTCGGCGATGGCGGCGGCGGCGCCGGCGGCGTTCTCTTCCGCCGCCCGGAGCGCGGCGCGCCGCTCCTCCAGCTCCCTTTCGCGCCGCGCCAGTTCGGTGGCCATGGGGGAGGATTCCGACAGGGCAGAGAGCCGCGCCTCGTCGAACCCGGGCCCCAGGGCCGCGGACCGCACCACGAGTTCCTGCTCGCAGCCGGAGATCTGCACCTCGAGCTCGTCGAGCCGGCGCTCCAGATCCTCGACCCGCGAGATTTCGGCAGCCAGCGCGCCGGTTTCGTCGGCCATCCGGCGGAGGCCGGGATCGATCTCGATCGCGTCGCGCTCCGCCCGGAGATCCGCGATCCGGTCGAGTGCGGCGCGCACCTCGACCAGGCGGCTCAGCCACCACTGCTCCCGGCGCAGCTCTTTTTGGCGCTGCTTGAGCTCTTCCAGCCGGCCGGCGAGCCGCTCTTCCTCCGCGATCAGCTCGCGGTGCCGGGCGGCGGCGAGCCGGGCCTCCTCGAACCTCTCGTGGAGGGCCTGCGATCGTTCGAGGAGGGCGTTGAGCTGCCCGCCCGAGCGCGGGCGCAGGATTTCGGAGGCTCGCCGCTCGAGGGCTTCGAGCGCCGCGCGCGCCGAGCGGCCCGCACCGGTGATCGTGGCCGAGAAGATCTCCTCGCGGACGCGGCTCCGGGTGAGCCGTCCCAGCTCGGCCAGCTCGGCGTGATCGAACGAGAAGACGCCCTCGAAAACGCCCCGATCGACGCCGCCGAGGAGAGCTCGCAGCACCGACTCGTCCAGCTCGCGTCCCTCGGCGTCGGTGAGGCGGCAGACCGTGCGGCGTCCTTGCACCCGCTTGTCGAGCGTGTACCGCACGCCGTCGGCCTCGAGCCAAAGGCGTCCCCCGTGCGCGCCGCCACCCAGCGGAGCCATCCCGAGCGAAGAGCCCCGCCCGCTCCAGGGGGCGAACAGCATCTCCCGGAGGAAGCGAAGGAGGGTGCTCTTTCCCGCCTCGTTGGGCCCGTGAACGACGGTGAGGCCGTCGGGCAGATTCTCGACGACGAGGTCCCGCAGCCCCCCGTAGCCGGAGATCGACCACCCGCGGATCTTCACGGATCGGCCTCGCCGTCACCCGGCAAGAGGAGATCGAGCGCCGCCAGCGAGGCCCTCTCGACGATTTCCCGCGCCTCGTCGGGGTCGAGGGACGGCTCGCCGATCAGCCGGAGGATCCCGCCGAGCGAGGGCGGCCGGCCGCAGGCGCGCTCGACCAGCTCCC
This genomic interval from Acidobacteriota bacterium contains the following:
- a CDS encoding M28 family peptidase, with product MGRRAAAFAAALILCVSLAGAGVGPMQLVRIERKSRDDLARLRRAGVPVVFEFRGSLLAEGTAEELEPIGRLGYRSSLVANVGPDDDLRLLGPRRSREYRLRYGRLGVLLEEDGQLLVNARAAGLGEEAFSCLSEAPLPRRPLEVPSPAAQAGQAGGTADPLVQRIVDAVDPAEIDRVWNDLVANPPTGTRYSTSQGCRDAAAYCRNRYLELGYRPEYHEWDPRHAPNVVAERTGAVHPERIYIVTGHLDDLPSVGPAPGADDNASGSVAVLEAARVMACYQFRNTVRFLNVTGEEQGLLGSDAYAERSKQAGEDIRGVLNFDMIGWEGDGIPDPENLDVSYNSFSQWLGEAFANAAETYHTGLAVDAFYCPSLTASDHASFWRRGYPAIIGITDNEDYCGHPGNYPYYHTSDDTIPNCGAPDFFYATVRTAVATLADLAQPFKITFERSAYPCGGSAKVVVGDADLDTDGSVAESVDVEVWSTTEPDPEVLTLIERGSHSPIFDGEIPITTDPPQPGDGRVSVTEGDLLYARYVDAVDCDGSTDVTYDASVTIDCTAPSIRNVGEQDVTDTSATIVWDTDEPSDSAVIWGEAPPPSNRTEDPAETTSHAVELTGLQSCTVYYYDVESTDPANNTARDDNFGIHYHFETLGDFGDGLQPCHEGRVTIEDKDVSCTGTVAFHVIDLDLNRDPEAVDVAVVEVTSSTETEPELVTVTETGPDTSRFDGSIATATGDAVSDGVLQTADGDVVTVTYRDADDGTGSPAVSFDTGTVDCAGPAISNLRVESITDARATILFDTDEPGDTTVEWGFTPALGTTVSDPALVVSHAVTLNTLSACAPVYFRVRTRDRHGHESTGGLPTGPHHFAVGQIPGLYWKATFEDGAPGWTLGGEWQVGPPRGAGGSSGNPDPPRAYNGDAVLGHDLEGLGGYPGDYEPNISETARSPVLDASNWTNTRLLLYKRLNTGPGDDASIWLWSGQGRPLYRSGGSTVLDDTFSVMSFDVGPFADGRPAVQLEFRQQSDGAGQYSGWNVDDVIFKDGSLPDYGPCGGCGEAPSFAGLRSARDRDGCAASGVDLSWEPAAAWGTGAGGTYAVYRGETPDFVPDATSLIASGIADTAYTDPSPPADRTLFYLVRAENDETCSTGPANGGVTDGNDVRLAAADWTSRPVPAPITTLRVRVVGGAHVRLEWDADPNAVEYRVERSYSPHPEDFGRIGTVARTWYEDVGAAADRENYFYTVKGANECGQEGVP